The Vulpes vulpes isolate BD-2025 chromosome 1, VulVul3, whole genome shotgun sequence genome contains the following window.
TGCTCCCAACAAATCCAACAATTaggaagataaatttttttattcaaaccTAGGGTGAATTAATTCACCTTCAACGATTCATCCCTTTTAGAGTCGCGGCCAAGGTCCGCCCGCCCGTTTGGAATCTTGGCCTCTGGTCCCCCCAGGTCTCGAATCCCGGATGTAAGTCTCCCTACCCCCAACCCCTAATCTCCTCGGCTGCACCAACGCAGGCTCTGGGCCCCGCCCCCGTCCGAACCCCCAAACCACACCCCTCGCTGGATTcagaccccacccccactcaccctTCTGCCGTACTGAGCACCAGACCATGCCCACCAGCACACATATGATCAGAAACACCAGTAGCGCCAGGATGCCGCCCACAATGGCGTAGGGCACCGACGTCTGAGCCTCTACCACCGCACCCGGGTCTGCAGAGGGACAGGGCGCAGGACCAGGTCATCAGAGGACGGTCCCAGCCCGGCCCCACCGCTGCTGATCTCATAAACCAATGCACACAACCAGCCGCGCCTGTACGCGTCACGGCCCTCAAATCACTGCCACTTCTGGCCCCTTGTCCTGGCTCCAGACTTTCCTGATGCTCCACTCCCACGAAGAATGCGTGCATGTTGGTTGGTACGCTGCCGGCCCAGGCCCTGAGTCATTTGGCCAATACTATCCCGCTTctgcccacccagccacccccatcCCCAAAGAACAGATACAGCACATCCCTTTTCCCTCCACTCCTTTGACCCACAGAACCTCAGGTCCAAGTCCCTTCCCATCTTGTCTAAAACGCTCCGGGCATCTAAAATGCAGAGCTAGAggcacacctgagtggctcagcggttgagcgtctttcctttggctcaggtcgtgatccgggggtcctgatCTAGTCCCGCTtggggctcctcgcagggagcctgcctctccctgcctatgtctctgcttctctctctctctctctctctctctctctctctttctttctctctctctgtgtgtgactatcataaataaataaaaaataaataaataaataaataaaatcttaaaaataaaataaaatgctgagcGAGGGCCCAACAACTTCTAAAATTCCTGCCCTGCTGTCACAAAGGCTAAACACGTAACACTTATTTTGTGCTAGGGGCCATTCCCACCGCTCGGTATATTTAGCTCCAATGATCTtcacaaccctatgaggtaggtgctattTATTTCCACTTAACCGGTGAGGAAACAAACATGGAAAGTTACCCATATGGGACGCTGCAGAGCCCAGTCTGAACCCTGATGGTCAATCTGGCCGAACTCCAGGAATTCTGTTGGCTGTTGACCCCAAGGAATCACCCTTTGCCCAGGCCCCTCAAACACCCCCGGCGGGCCTGGAACCGTCCAATCCAGCTCGCCCACTCCcaaggccccgccccgcccaggacTCCCGGAGACCTCgacgaggccccgcccccacctggagccccgcccccaggcctgcCGCGGCCCGCCCTCACCGTAGACCACGAGTACATAGAGCGCCCTCGCGTGGCCGTGCTTGTTCGACGCCTCGCAAGTGTAGGTGCCGTTATCTGCTGATACCAAGCCTGGCAGCGTAAGCGTCTCCCCGACCGCCTCGGCCCGCTCTGGCAAAGACTCGTTCCCGCGGTTCCAGCGGATCTGGTTTGGCCTGGGCGTGAGTAAAGTATAGTCAAAGTTGGGGACACGAGTGCCAACATCCAATTCTGACTTCCTCGGTAATCATCTTCATAAGTAGCATCTTCTTACTGGCCCCATCCTTCCAATAAAACCTACAGTCCCGGACCCAGCCTCCACCGCACCAGTCTCAAGAATCCAAGCCTCCCGCCCCCGCACAATCCGGGAGTCCAGACTCCTTCCTCGAGATGCACAAGTCCAAGCCCCCGGACTCCTCCTCCCTCGGGACGCACAAGTCAGGGGCCCAGGCCCCTCTGTTCACAGCGTCCCTCTTTCCCGAGACACAGGTGTCCGGGTCCCCAGTCGTCTTCTTGTCGGGACCAAGAGCTCACCTGGGGTTCCCCGTTACAGCACACGTTAGCACCAGCGTGTCTCCCTCCCTCACCACAGCTTGGGAGGCGTGGATCCGGGCCGTGGGAGAGTCTGTGGGCGGCAGTGAGATGGGAGAGTGGTGGTCCGGCTCACACGCGGGGCTGGCCACCCTCCCGGGGGCGAGCAGCCGGCCGTGGGACCCTCGGGCCCCCGCGGTCCCGGCCCGCCGGGCACTTACACTGCACGTCCAGCACGTACTGCGTCTGCTTGCTGTGTCCGGAGGGCAGCGCCTGGTTCTGCGCCTCGCAGATGACGATACCGCCGTCGTCCTTGCGGTCCACGCGAAACCGCACGGTGCTCGCCACGCTCCACACCTTACCGTTCTCCTGGCCGCTGCTCACCCCTGCCAGGCCCGGCGGGGACGCCGTCACGCCAGGGTTCCGGCGGCTCCGCGCACCGAGGGGAGCGAGCGCACCCACCCCgctccccgggccccgggccccgggcccagaccgaggccccttccccagctccgCCCCTAGGCCGCCGGCCTCGCCGCGGGGCCTCCGGGCCACGCCCCTCCCTGAGCCGCGCTCCCGGCCGCAGGTGCCTCCTCCCAAAGcgcctcccttcctttcttttctttcttttttaaagattttacttatttattcatgagagacacagagaaagaggcagagacacaggcagagggagaagcaggctccctgcccggctccatcccaggaccccgggaccacgacctgagccaaaggcagacgctcaaccactgagccacccggcgcccCAGCTCCTCCCTTTCCACTCCCCCGCCCTCTCCCCTGTCAATTCATTCCAAATTGAGGGGCCGGTGTCCGCCTGCGCCCTCTTCCCCAGGCCGcgcctcctctcctcccacccctccctccgccccctcctcccccaggtaGTACCTTTGAGCTCCTTGCGGTCGCGGTACCAGCGCAGGACCGCGGCCGGGCGGGACCGCGGAACTAGGCAGCTGAGCTCCACCTCGCCTCCCTCCACCGCCTGCTCCCGGACCTCCACCACGGGGTTCTCTGGGGCCACTGCGTagggggagagaggtgggggggcgCTCAGCGGAGACACCGAGGTGGACTCTACGTAACTGGGCGGAACGAGGGTCCGGGGGTGGGCGCAGAGATCAAACACGGGCTGGGCGTGTCTACTGGGGCCGGGGGTCCAGGGGGATAAAAACAACCAGGCTAAAACCAAACCTCAGGTGTCAGGAGAAGGGCTGGGCAgagcagaaaggaggaggggatgAGTGTGAGGAGAGGGAGGCGTTACCCAATACAGTGAGCGTGGCAATCTGGTGGTGGGTATCCTCCGTGTAGAGCTGGCAAAAGTAGCCTCCCTCGTCCTCCAGGCGGGCATCTGAGAGCCGGATCCGCACGCGGCGGGGGGAGAACTCCTCAAGCTGGAAACGCTCGTCCTTCAGGGCTAGACAGGACGTGCAGGAAGGGATGAAGCTGCGGAAATCCTGGCCCCAGGGGTCCGGGCCTTCCGCCTGGAGCTTAGAGACCTGCGCTCTGCATCTGTTCTCCAGCCAGCGGTACCTGTGCATCCAAGGGGCCCACCTAGGAACTCCCTTGGGGACCCAGAACGATTCAGGCCCTCCTGCCCACACACAGGGCCAGGGGTCCGGACCCCTAGCTCCCATGCTCCGTCAGGACGGGAGAGTCCACACTCTCCATCCATCCTCCTTCAGgacccacccctcctcctcccccaagaGGTGGGATTCCCTACCCCAGCACTCACCGCGGGTCCCGTTGAAGAAGAGGGTCTGCCGGGCGGGGTTCTGAATGACAACTATGGAACCATCATACTGGTGCAGACGGCAGGTTATCTCGGCCACCCCTCCCTCAGCCACGGTCACGTTCTCTGTCTGTACTTCCTGTCCAGCCCCTGGACCAGTACACAGAAAGACTCATTCGGGGCTGCAAttcagtcttttctctctccattcctctccCATCCAAATTTCCaatctctctttcccctctcatTCATTTCGTTGCATCCAACATTTCCTGAGGGCTGGACTCTGGGAGATGGAGAAAACCTGCTCCAGAGGAGCTGCAGTCAGGACCTAGTGGTATGTGCTCTAGTAGGGGCAGCACAGGGCATGCTGGGAgcccagaggaagggagagactaAGGCCGCCTAGGGAGATGGGTGATCAGAGAAGGTTATGGAAGAAAGCTCCCTTGGATCCAGATCTTGAGTGAGCAGTTCACCAGGCACGGGAAACTGCTATGAGTTCACCAAATCCCATCGTTCACACCTGGGCACACCTTGTTTATCTGCAAAGATGGCCACAATATTCTTCCCATCCTTGTAGGTTCCCTTTGTAAGTTGACTCTGGTCCTCCTCTCATTAAGGAGGCACCCCGACCCTGTGAATCTGGGCAGACCCTGTGACACGCTTTGGCCAACAGAATTTCCTAAAAGTGATATTGTATGAGTTCTGGAGCCCAGCCCTTGAGTTTCCATTCACACCCTCTTGCTGCCCTGAGACTATCAGGTGAAGATACCCAGACTAGCTTCCTTGAAGGTAAGGGACCACATGGAGAGAGAAGCGCAGCCAGTAGCCAGCACCAACTGCCAGTCACGTGAGTGAGGCCATCCTGGCCCATCTAGCCCCAGGAGACTGCAGCCACATGAGTGACTCCAGCTGAGACCAAGAGAAGACCTGCCCAACCAATCCAGTCCAAATCTCTGACTTCCAGAGTCATAAGCAGATAATGCAACTGTCGTTTAAAGCTAACacattttagggacgcctgggtggctcagcggttgagcgtctgccttcggctcaggtcgtgatcttggggtcctgggatagagtcctgcattgggctctccgca
Protein-coding sequences here:
- the CADM4 gene encoding cell adhesion molecule 4; translated protein: MGRARRFQWPLLLLWAAAAGPGAGQEVQTENVTVAEGGVAEITCRLHQYDGSIVVIQNPARQTLFFNGTRALKDERFQLEEFSPRRVRIRLSDARLEDEGGYFCQLYTEDTHHQIATLTVLVAPENPVVEVREQAVEGGEVELSCLVPRSRPAAVLRWYRDRKELKGVSSGQENGKVWSVASTVRFRVDRKDDGGIVICEAQNQALPSGHSKQTQYVLDVQYSPTARIHASQAVVREGDTLVLTCAVTGNPRPNQIRWNRGNESLPERAEAVGETLTLPGLVSADNGTYTCEASNKHGHARALYVLVVYDPGAVVEAQTSVPYAIVGGILALLVFLIICVLVGMVWCSVRQKGSYLTHEASGLDEQGEAREAFLNGSDGHKRKEEFFI